Within the Achromobacter spanius genome, the region AGGTTCAGCATGCTGCGCGTCTTCTTCTCCAGGCCCGGACGGCCCCAGGTGTAGCCCCAGCACCATTCGGTGGTGATGTTCTGGAACGCCATCATGAAGTCGTTCGCGCGCGCCAGCGAACCGTCCACGTACTCGGTGCCCAGCACCTCGCGACGCAGGTTCAGACCTTGGTCGAACAGGGCTTGGGTTTCGGATTTGATGTCTGCCATGAGTTCCTCACTGGTGATGGATGAAAGGCGATTACGTGATCGATTACGCGATGGATTGTCTGCCCATTTTTGTCAGATCGTCAATAGTCGGATTGTCGGACAATATGCTTGACTGCGTAAATATTGAGCACAATAATGCGGCAAAGCGCCGGGCTGGCTGCCGTGCGCCCATTTCCCATAAAAGCCAGGAGACAAGCATGAAAAGCAACCCCAAACAGGCCGTGCACCCCGCAGTCGTACGCCACGGGCGCCGGGAATTTGTCGCTGGGCTGGGCGCCGCCGCGCTGGCGGCCTCGCTGCCGGGCATGGCACGGGCGGCACCGGCCGAGATCAATGTCGGCGTCATCCTGCCGCTATCCGGCGCCAACGCGCAGTTCGGCATCAATTCCCGCCAGGGGCTGGAATTGGCCGCGGACGAGATCAACGCGGCCGGCGGCATCAAGTCGCTGGGTGGCGCCAAGCTCAAGCTGATCATCGCGGACGCCACCTCGCAGCCCACCACCGCCGCCACCGTGGCACAGCGCCTGATCACGCAGAACCGCTGCGTGGCGATCATTGGCGCGTACGCCTCGTCGTTGACGCTGGCGGTGTCGGAGGTGACCGAACGCCGTGGCATCCCGCTGTTGACCATGTCGTTCTCGGACATGCTCACCGAGCGCGGCTTCAAGCACATCTTCCAGGTGGTGTCCAAGGGCTCGGTGCTGGGCCGCGCTCAGTACGATTACGCCGCGTCGGTCGTGGCGGGCGCGTCAGACATCAAGAAGATCGCGCTGCTGTACGAAGACACCGCCTATGGCACCTCGCAGGCGGTGGGCGTGCGCAACGCGGCCAAGGCGGCCGGCGCCCAGATCGTGCTGGACGAGGCCTATCCGCTGGGCATCACCGACGTGACGCCGCTGATCAGCAAACTGCGCGGCTCCGACGCGCAGATCGTGTTCCCCATTTCGTATCTAAACGACAGCCTGTTGATCATCCGCGTGATGCGCCAGCAACGGCTGACGGTGCCCGTGGTGGGCGGCGCGGCGGGCTACGTAATTCCCGACTTCGCCCGCGCGTTGGGCCAGTACGCGCAGGCGGTGCTGTCGATTGCGCCGGCCAACTACGACCAGGCGCCCGAATACACCGAACGCTATCGCAAGCGCTTCGGCACCTTCATGCCGCACGAAGCGCTGGAACACGCCGTGTGCGCGGGGGTGCTGGCCGCGGCGCTGGAGGTGGCGGCGTCCGACAAGCCCGAGGCAGTGACCAAGGCGTTGCGTGCGCAGAAGTACGACCAGGGCTGGGCGGGCGTGATGTCGGGCGGCGGCGTGCATTTCGACGCCAAGGGCCTGAACACGCTGGCCCAGCCCGTCATGGTGCAGTGGCAGAACAACGAACTGGTGTCGGTCTGGCCGCAGGCTTTGGCCAAGGGTCGAGTCATCAGCGCCACTTGAGCGGCATCTAGGCGGCATCACGCAAGACGGAGGGGGACGGTCATGCAATTCTTGCAGGCGCTGGTGGACGGCATTCTGCTGGGCGGCGTTTACGCGGTGATCTCGATTGGGCTGACGCTCGTCTTCGGGGTGGTGTCCATCGTCAACTTCGCCCAGGCAGAATTCCTGATGGTGGGCATGTTCGTGGCGTACTTCGCCTGGAAGCTGCTGGGGCTGGACCCGTTGGTGGGGTCGCTGCTGTCATTCGCCGTGGCCTTCGTGCTGGGCGTGCTGACGCAGAAGTTCCTGATCAACCGGGTGATGAAGGCGCCCGCCGTGGCGCAGATTTTCCTGACGGTGGGCTTGCTGATCGTCATGGAAAACCTGGCGCTGATCCTGTTCGGATCAGAGTTCCGCTCGGTGCAAACGCCCTACCAGATGACCGCGCTGGCCGTGGGCCCCATTCTGTTCAGCGCGCCGTATCTGCTGGCTTTCGTGGTGGCGTCGGTAGCCGGGCTGACGCTGTGGTGGGTGCTGAAGAAAACCTGGTGGGGCATGGCCGTGCGCGCCACCGCCCAAGACCCGATGGCCGCGCGGCTGTCGGGCATCTCCACCCACCGCGTGCATCAGTTGGCCTTTGGCCTGGGCGTGGGGCTGACGGCCCTGGGCGGCGGCATCATCCTGCCGTATCTCACGGCGTCCACCACCGTGGGCGCGCAGTTCAGCGTGCTGATGTTCACGGCGGTGGTGCTGGGCGGCCTGGGCAGCGTGCTGGGCGCGGTGGTGGGCGGTGTGGCGGTGGGCGTGATCCAGTCGCTGTCGTCGCTGGTGCTGCCCATGCAGTTGCAGAACCTGGTGCTGTTCGTCATCTTCATTCTGGTCCTGGCCGTGCGCCCGGAAGGTCTTTTGAAAAGGGCCGCATGATGCGCATGAATCGACAACTCCTGCCTTGGGCGCTGCTGCTTGCGGTGGCGCTGGCGGCTCCCTGGCTGATGGAAGACCAGGGCTATGCCATACGCGTAGTGACGCTGGTGCTGCTGTTCGCGGCGATGGGCCAATCGTGGAATATCGTGGGCGGCCTGGCCAACCAGATCTCGTTGGGCCATGCGGCCTTCTTCGGCCTGGGCGCGTATACGTCCACTCTGCTGCTGATGCGCTATGGCATTTCACCCTGGCTGGGCATCGTGGCCGCAATGGCGGTGGCGGCGGTGGCCGGCGCGCTGCTCAGCCTGCCCACCATGCGGCTGCGCGGGCATTACTTCGCGCTGGCAACGCTGGCGTTTGGCGAAGTGCTGCGCGCCATCGCCAATACCTGGGCGTCCGTCACGGGCGGGCCGGTGGGCCTGTCCATTCCGTTTGCCGAAGGCTGGGCGCAGATGCAGTTCAAGTCCAGCATTCCGTACTACTACCTGATGCTGGGGGCCGCCATCATCACGTCCGTGGTCTTTGCGCTGATCAGCCGGTCGCGGCTAGGCTACCGCCTGCGCGCGGTGAAGGCCAACCCGCAAGCGGCGGAAGTGATCGGCGTGAACACCGCGCAAACGCGCATCCTGGCCGCCGTGGTGTCCGCCGCGCTGATGGGCGCCTGCGGCACGCTGTACGCGCAGTTCATCTACTTCTTCGACCCGGACACGGTGTTCTCGCTGGTGGGCGTGTCGGTGCGCGTGGCGCTCATCTGCATCATCGGCGGCGTGGGCACGGTGGCGGGGCCGCTGATCGGCGCGCTGGTCATCATTCCGTTGGAAGAGGTGTTCAACGATTGGCTGTCGGGCCACACGGCCGGCGTGTCGCAGTTGGCGTTTGGCCTGATCCTGATCGCCATCATCCTGATCGAGCCGCGCGGCCTGTCGGCACTGTGGACGCGGCTGCGCAACCTGAAGCGGGGCCAGCATGCCTGACATCCTGAAAGTCTCGAACATCCAGCGCCGCTTCGGCGGCCTGAAGGCGGTGGACGACGTGTCGTTCAGCGTGGCGCGCGGCGACATCCTGGGCCTGATCGGGCCGAACGGCGCCGGCAAGACCACGGTGTTCAACCTGCTGATGGGTTTGTACGCCAGCCAGGGCGGGCGCATCGAACTGGAAGGCCGCGACGTCAACGGCCTGCGGCCCCACCAGATCGCGGCGCTGGGCATGACCAAGACCTTCCAGAACGTCGCGCTGTTTCCCGAGATGACGGTGCTGGACAACGTGCTGGTGGGCGGCCTGCTGCGCCACGACGTGCCACGTGCCCGCCAGGTAGCGCGCGACAGCCTGGACCGCGTGGGCCTGTCCGCCATTGCCGCCAAGCCCGCCGGCGAACTGTCGTTTCCCGAACAGGCGCGGGTGGAACTGGCGCGCGCGCTGTGTACCGACCCCAGGGTGTTCCTGCTGGACGAGGTGATGGCCGCGCTGAACGAAGCCGAGATGGACACCATGCTGGACCTGATCCGCACGCTGCGCGATGAATCCGGCATCAGCTTCATCGTGGTGGAACATCACATGCGCGCCATCATGCGGTTATGTAACCGCATCCTGGTGCTGTCGTTCGGGCAGAAGATCGCCGAGGGCAGCCCGGCCGAGATCGCGGCGAACCCCACGGTGATCGAGGTGTACCTGGGCAAGTCGATGGAACACGTGGAGGCCAGCGCATGAGCCTGTTGCAGATTCAGGGGCTGACCGCCTCTTACGACCGCAGCCCGGTCCTGCACGACGTGTCGCTGGACGTGCCGCAAGGCGGCTTCATCGCGGTGGTGGGTGCCAATACCGCGGGCAAGAGCACGCTGCTGCGCTGCGTATCGGGCTTGCTGGACAAGGTCAGCGGCAGCATCGTCTTCGACGGGCACGACATCCTGCGCCTGCCGCCGCACCGCATTCCCGAGCTGGGCATCGCCCATGTTCCGGAAGGCCGCCATGTTTTCCCCGAGATGACCGTGGAAGAAAACCTCTACCTGGGCGGCTACACCCGCCGCCGTGACGGCGCGGCCCTCAAACGCGGCTGCGACGAGGTCTATGCCTTGTTTCCCCGGCTACTGGAGCGCCGTCGGCAGGCCGCCGGCACCTTGTCGGGCGGCGAGCAGCAAATGGTGGCGTTCGGCCGCGCGCTGATGCTCAAGCCCCGGCTGCTGCTGCTGGACGAGCCCAGCCACGGTCTGGCGCCCAAGGTGGTCGAGGAAATGCACCAGGCCATGATCGACATCCACCGCAGCGGGCTGACCATTTTGCTGGTGGAACAGAACACGCGGCTGGCGTTGTCGGTGGCAGAACACGCTTACGTGCTGCAATCCGGCGCGATGGTGCTGTCCGGCCCCAGCCACGCGCTGATGGAAGACAGCCGCGTGCGCGAAGCGTACCTGGGGCTGTAGCGATGGGGCCATGGCGATGGGGTCGAAGCGATGAGGGTGAGGCTAAGGCTATGAGGTTAAGGCTATGACCCGTCGGCGGGATATATTGCGTCTTTACGTTGAATCGGCGGTGCGCGGCGCCCTGGCCAAAAGCCTGGATGACGCCTTGCGCCCGCCGCCACGCTAAGCGAGAGACAGCCATGCCCACCCCCACCGGTGCGATTTTCGAGAAGCCCACCACCCTGCGCACCCGCGTCGAGGAATATCTGCGCGGCGCCATCATGGACGGCCACATCAAGGGCGGTGAACGCCTGCGCGAAGTGGAGCTCTGTGAGCAACTGAGCATCAGCCGCAGCACGCTGCGCGAGGCCCTGCGCACCCTGGAGGCCGAAAGGCTGATTTCCATCGAACCCCATCGTGGTCCCACGGTGGTGCGCATCACTGAAAAGGCGGCGCACGACCTGTATGCCCTGCGCGCGCTGCTGGAAGGCTTTGCCGCGCACGAGTTCGCGCGCCTGGCCAGCGATGCCGACGTTGACCGGCTGCGCAAGGCCGTCGATGCGCTGCACCGCCAGGCCAAGGGCAGCAACAAGTCGGCCCTGCTGGCCGCCAAGCGCGATTTCTACGACGTGCTGCTGTCGGGCTGTGACAACGACCTGATCAAGGACATGCTGCCGGGGCTGCTGTCACGCATCAACCTGCTGCGCGCCACCTCGTTCGCGCGCCCCGACCGGCTGCCGGAAAGCATGGCCGAAATCGACGACATCTACGAGCGCATCCGTGCTCGGGACCCACAAGGCGCCCAAGCGGCCGCACAGAGCCATATCGTGAACGCGGAACGCACCGCGCTCGACGTGCTCAGGCGCCAACAAGAGGAGGCATCAACCCGTGAAGGCGACCGTCCAGGAACTGAGGGCCGTGGCGGCCCTGGCACAGCAGGATAGCGAATTCATCGGCGCAGCCAGGGGCCTGCCCTGCGCCATCTGGCTGCAAGTGGGCGCGGATCCGGAAGACCGGATTTGCGCCTGGGCCGGCCAGCCCGCCGCGCCCTCGCAGTGCATTGTCATCAGCGCCTTGCCGGACACCTGGCACAAGCTGATGACTCCCACCCCGCCCCCCGGCTACCACTCATTCACCGCCGCGCATCGGCAGGCTCAGGGCCTGCGTGTCAAAGGCGACGCGCTGGCCATTGCGCAAGCACTGCATCCCCTGGAACGGCTGTTTGAAATCCTGCGCGGGCAGATCGAAGACGCAGCGCCCGACCTGCTTGATCGCTCCTGCATCGCCGGCCACTACGCCACGCTGGACCTGGGCGACACCCGCACTTCGCTCTACGTCGAAACCAGCGGCCTGGCCAACGGCCCGCCGCTCTTGATGCTGCATACCGCCGGCGCCGATTCACGCCAATACCACGCGCTGATGGCCGATGC harbors:
- a CDS encoding ABC transporter ATP-binding protein; translation: MSLLQIQGLTASYDRSPVLHDVSLDVPQGGFIAVVGANTAGKSTLLRCVSGLLDKVSGSIVFDGHDILRLPPHRIPELGIAHVPEGRHVFPEMTVEENLYLGGYTRRRDGAALKRGCDEVYALFPRLLERRRQAAGTLSGGEQQMVAFGRALMLKPRLLLLDEPSHGLAPKVVEEMHQAMIDIHRSGLTILLVEQNTRLALSVAEHAYVLQSGAMVLSGPSHALMEDSRVREAYLGL
- a CDS encoding GntR family transcriptional regulator, giving the protein MPTPTGAIFEKPTTLRTRVEEYLRGAIMDGHIKGGERLREVELCEQLSISRSTLREALRTLEAERLISIEPHRGPTVVRITEKAAHDLYALRALLEGFAAHEFARLASDADVDRLRKAVDALHRQAKGSNKSALLAAKRDFYDVLLSGCDNDLIKDMLPGLLSRINLLRATSFARPDRLPESMAEIDDIYERIRARDPQGAQAAAQSHIVNAERTALDVLRRQQEEASTREGDRPGTEGRGGPGTAG
- a CDS encoding ABC transporter ATP-binding protein produces the protein MPDILKVSNIQRRFGGLKAVDDVSFSVARGDILGLIGPNGAGKTTVFNLLMGLYASQGGRIELEGRDVNGLRPHQIAALGMTKTFQNVALFPEMTVLDNVLVGGLLRHDVPRARQVARDSLDRVGLSAIAAKPAGELSFPEQARVELARALCTDPRVFLLDEVMAALNEAEMDTMLDLIRTLRDESGISFIVVEHHMRAIMRLCNRILVLSFGQKIAEGSPAEIAANPTVIEVYLGKSMEHVEASA
- a CDS encoding carboxymuconolactone decarboxylase family protein, producing MADIKSETQALFDQGLNLRREVLGTEYVDGSLARANDFMMAFQNITTEWCWGYTWGRPGLEKKTRSMLNLAMLTALNRPAEIKLHVKGALNNGVTVEEIKEILLQATVYCGIPAGLDAFKVANQVLEEEGAFKEQQA
- a CDS encoding branched-chain amino acid ABC transporter permease, with product MNRQLLPWALLLAVALAAPWLMEDQGYAIRVVTLVLLFAAMGQSWNIVGGLANQISLGHAAFFGLGAYTSTLLLMRYGISPWLGIVAAMAVAAVAGALLSLPTMRLRGHYFALATLAFGEVLRAIANTWASVTGGPVGLSIPFAEGWAQMQFKSSIPYYYLMLGAAIITSVVFALISRSRLGYRLRAVKANPQAAEVIGVNTAQTRILAAVVSAALMGACGTLYAQFIYFFDPDTVFSLVGVSVRVALICIIGGVGTVAGPLIGALVIIPLEEVFNDWLSGHTAGVSQLAFGLILIAIILIEPRGLSALWTRLRNLKRGQHA
- a CDS encoding branched-chain amino acid ABC transporter permease; this translates as MQFLQALVDGILLGGVYAVISIGLTLVFGVVSIVNFAQAEFLMVGMFVAYFAWKLLGLDPLVGSLLSFAVAFVLGVLTQKFLINRVMKAPAVAQIFLTVGLLIVMENLALILFGSEFRSVQTPYQMTALAVGPILFSAPYLLAFVVASVAGLTLWWVLKKTWWGMAVRATAQDPMAARLSGISTHRVHQLAFGLGVGLTALGGGIILPYLTASTTVGAQFSVLMFTAVVLGGLGSVLGAVVGGVAVGVIQSLSSLVLPMQLQNLVLFVIFILVLAVRPEGLLKRAA
- a CDS encoding ABC transporter substrate-binding protein, encoding MKSNPKQAVHPAVVRHGRREFVAGLGAAALAASLPGMARAAPAEINVGVILPLSGANAQFGINSRQGLELAADEINAAGGIKSLGGAKLKLIIADATSQPTTAATVAQRLITQNRCVAIIGAYASSLTLAVSEVTERRGIPLLTMSFSDMLTERGFKHIFQVVSKGSVLGRAQYDYAASVVAGASDIKKIALLYEDTAYGTSQAVGVRNAAKAAGAQIVLDEAYPLGITDVTPLISKLRGSDAQIVFPISYLNDSLLIIRVMRQQRLTVPVVGGAAGYVIPDFARALGQYAQAVLSIAPANYDQAPEYTERYRKRFGTFMPHEALEHAVCAGVLAAALEVAASDKPEAVTKALRAQKYDQGWAGVMSGGGVHFDAKGLNTLAQPVMVQWQNNELVSVWPQALAKGRVISAT